A region of Thermococcus argininiproducens DNA encodes the following proteins:
- a CDS encoding HAD family hydrolase → MIRLVSLDVWNTLLDINLMLESLVKALSEILKIPEEETMKKVIKTREKIKEIRKSQSGDPEKALEESQELLAKVFNVDVEIIKRATTKATLNVDENIILPGVKDTLKELRGKYIITTTGNVMFWSSAYTRLILERFGLAEYITKQFYSDEIKAYKPMKEAFLAPLNYFNISPAEAIHIGDTKAEDFEGALNAGLYACWINKDAEKVERIHERGFMVKSIEDLLEILSQF, encoded by the coding sequence ACTGGTATCTCTTGACGTCTGGAATACTCTTTTAGATATCAACCTCATGCTTGAAAGTCTCGTAAAAGCACTATCAGAAATTTTAAAAATTCCAGAAGAAGAGACCATGAAAAAAGTCATTAAGACACGAGAAAAAATTAAAGAAATAAGAAAATCTCAAAGCGGCGACCCAGAGAAAGCCCTTGAAGAGAGTCAGGAACTCTTGGCCAAAGTGTTTAATGTCGATGTTGAAATCATAAAAAGAGCTACAACAAAAGCCACATTAAATGTCGACGAAAACATCATTTTACCCGGAGTTAAAGACACTCTAAAAGAGCTCCGCGGAAAATATATAATCACTACAACAGGCAATGTCATGTTCTGGTCCTCAGCTTACACAAGGCTTATTTTAGAGAGATTTGGCCTAGCAGAGTATATAACCAAACAATTCTATTCCGATGAAATTAAAGCATACAAACCGATGAAAGAAGCATTCTTAGCCCCCTTGAACTACTTCAACATTTCCCCAGCAGAAGCCATACACATTGGAGATACGAAAGCAGAGGATTTTGAAGGGGCCCTTAATGCGGGTCTTTATGCATGTTGGATAAACAAAGATGCAGAAAAGGTTGAACGAATTCACGAGAGGGGATTCATGGTTAAAAGCATTGAAGACCTTTTAGAAATTCTGTCCCAGTTCTAA